A genome region from Pseudomonas sp. S06B 330 includes the following:
- a CDS encoding SDR family oxidoreductase yields the protein MPSNKTALIIGASRGLGLGLVQRLLEDHWKVIATVRDPNKASELAALPGVQVETLEMNSASQLDALQQRLQGQRFDLLFVNAGVMGPGDQNPERAQLADVGDLFMTNAVSPIRVAQRFASQLQSDGVLAFMSSILGSIAIPDGSEICLYKASKAALNSMINSFVTLQQPTQTVLAMHPGWVKTDMGGENAEIDVLTSTRGMLEQIKTNAGKGGLHFINYKGDSLIW from the coding sequence ATGCCCTCGAACAAAACCGCCCTGATCATCGGGGCCTCACGTGGCCTCGGACTGGGACTGGTACAACGTCTGCTGGAAGATCACTGGAAGGTTATCGCTACGGTCCGCGATCCGAACAAGGCCAGCGAACTGGCAGCCCTGCCAGGCGTGCAGGTGGAAACCCTGGAAATGAACAGCGCGAGCCAACTTGATGCCCTCCAGCAGCGTCTGCAGGGCCAGCGATTTGACCTGCTGTTTGTCAACGCAGGCGTCATGGGGCCAGGCGACCAGAATCCCGAGCGTGCGCAGCTGGCGGATGTCGGCGACCTGTTCATGACCAATGCCGTGTCGCCAATTCGCGTCGCCCAGCGCTTTGCCTCGCAATTGCAGAGCGATGGCGTGCTGGCCTTCATGAGTTCGATCCTTGGCAGCATTGCCATTCCTGACGGTAGCGAGATTTGTTTGTACAAGGCCAGCAAGGCTGCGCTCAATTCAATGATCAACAGCTTCGTCACCCTGCAACAGCCGACACAAACTGTCCTGGCCATGCACCCGGGCTGGGTGAAGACCGACATGGGCGGCGAAAATGCCGAGATTGATGTGCTCACCAGTACGCGTGGCATGCTTGAACAAATCAAGACCAACGCTGGCAAAGGCGGCCTGCACTTCATCAACTACAAAGGCGATAGCCTGATCTGGTGA